Proteins encoded in a region of the Streptomyces violaceoruber genome:
- the fdxA gene encoding ferredoxin, with protein sequence MTYVIAQPCVDVKDKACIEECPVDCIYEGQRSLYIHPDECVDCGACEPVCPVEAIFYEDDTPEEWKDYYKANVEFFDELGSPGGASKLGLIERDHPFVAALPPQNQ encoded by the coding sequence GTGACCTACGTCATCGCGCAGCCTTGTGTCGACGTGAAGGACAAGGCGTGCATCGAGGAGTGCCCGGTCGACTGCATCTACGAGGGCCAGCGGTCCTTGTACATCCACCCGGACGAATGCGTCGACTGTGGTGCCTGTGAGCCGGTCTGCCCGGTCGAGGCGATCTTCTACGAGGACGACACTCCCGAGGAGTGGAAGGACTACTACAAGGCGAACGTCGAGTTCTTCGACGAGCTCGGCTCGCCCGGCGGCGCCAGCAAGCTGGGGCTGATCGAGCGCGACCACCCCTTCGTCGCCGCGCTGCCGCCGCAGAACCAGTAA
- a CDS encoding response regulator transcription factor, whose amino-acid sequence MSRTIKVLLAEDQAMVREALAALLGLEEDIEVVAQVARGDEVLDAARAHGVDVALLDIEMPGATGIEAAALVHRELPAVKLVVLTTFGRPGYLRSAMESGADAFLVKDAPAAQLAEAVRRVLAGERVIDPTLAAAALAEGANPLTDREREILRAAADGSTNAELATALHLSQGTVRNYLSTAIQKLAVRNRAEAVRVARNKGWL is encoded by the coding sequence ATGAGCCGCACGATCAAGGTCCTGCTGGCCGAGGACCAGGCGATGGTCCGCGAGGCACTGGCCGCCCTGCTCGGCCTGGAGGAGGACATCGAGGTCGTCGCCCAGGTGGCGCGCGGCGACGAGGTGCTGGACGCCGCCCGCGCCCACGGCGTGGACGTGGCCCTGCTGGACATAGAGATGCCCGGCGCGACCGGCATCGAGGCGGCCGCCCTGGTCCACCGGGAACTGCCGGCCGTGAAGCTGGTCGTCCTCACCACCTTCGGCCGCCCCGGCTACCTGCGCAGCGCGATGGAGTCCGGCGCCGACGCCTTCCTGGTCAAGGACGCCCCGGCCGCGCAGCTCGCCGAAGCGGTCCGCAGGGTGCTGGCGGGGGAGCGGGTCATCGACCCGACCCTGGCGGCAGCGGCCCTCGCCGAGGGCGCCAACCCCCTCACCGACCGCGAACGCGAGATCCTGCGCGCCGCCGCCGACGGCTCCACCAACGCCGAACTCGCCACCGCCCTCCACCTCTCCCAGGGCACGGTCCGCAACTACCTGTCCACGGCCATCCAGAAACTGGCCGTGAGAAACCGCGCGGAGGCGGTCCGGGTAGCCAGGAACAAGGGCTGGCTGTAG
- a CDS encoding LOG family protein: MATGNPEGKKRPPEEQRLGPVLRRRGQVQESTTDQRLLDERAPTDWVHTDPWRVLRIQSEFIEGFGTLAELPPAISVFGSARTPADSPEYDAGVRLGRGLVEAGFAVITGGGPGAMEAANKGALEAKGTSVGLGIELPFEQGLNPYVDIGLNFRYFFVRKMMFVKYAQGFVVLPGGLGTLDELFEALTLVQTQKVTRFPIVLFGSEYWGGLVDWLRGTLVAQGKAAEKDLMLFHVTDDVDEAVALVSKEAGR, from the coding sequence ATGGCTACCGGCAACCCCGAGGGCAAGAAGCGGCCACCGGAGGAGCAGCGCCTGGGCCCCGTCCTCCGGCGGCGGGGCCAGGTGCAGGAGAGCACCACGGACCAGCGCCTGCTGGACGAGCGTGCTCCGACGGACTGGGTCCACACCGACCCCTGGCGGGTGCTGCGCATCCAGTCGGAGTTCATCGAGGGCTTCGGCACGCTGGCCGAACTGCCACCCGCCATCAGCGTCTTCGGCTCCGCCCGCACGCCGGCGGACTCACCGGAGTACGACGCCGGCGTACGGCTGGGCCGCGGGCTGGTGGAGGCGGGCTTCGCCGTCATCACCGGCGGCGGGCCCGGCGCCATGGAGGCGGCCAACAAGGGCGCCCTGGAGGCGAAGGGCACGTCGGTCGGCCTGGGCATCGAGCTGCCCTTCGAACAGGGGCTCAACCCCTACGTCGACATCGGCCTGAACTTCCGCTACTTCTTCGTCCGCAAGATGATGTTCGTGAAGTACGCGCAGGGCTTCGTCGTGCTGCCCGGCGGCCTCGGCACCCTGGACGAACTCTTCGAGGCCCTCACCCTGGTGCAGACCCAGAAGGTGACCCGCTTCCCCATCGTCCTGTTCGGCTCGGAGTACTGGGGCGGCCTGGTGGACTGGCTCCGCGGCACCCTGGTGGCCCAGGGCAAGGCAGCGGAGAAGGACCTCATGCTCTTCCACGTCACCGACGACGTGGACGAGGCGGTCGCCCTGGTCTCCAAGGAGGCGGGCCGGTAA
- a CDS encoding bifunctional succinyldiaminopimelate transaminase/glutamate-prephenate aminotransferase has product MSAVSDRLPTFPWDKLEPYKKTAAAHPGGIVDLSVGTPVDPVPELIQKALVDAADSPGYPTVWGTPALRDAITGWVERRLGARDVTHRHVLPVVGSKELVAWLPTQLGLGPGDRVAFPRLAYPTYEVGARLARAEYEAYEDPTELDPAGLKLLWLNSPSNPTGKVLSKADLTRIVAWAREHGVLVVSDECYLELGWEADPVSVLHPDVNGGSYDGLVAVHSLSKRSNLAGYRAAFLAGDPAVLGPLLEIRKHGGMMTPAPTQAAVVAALGDDEHVRVQRERYAARRTVLREALLGAGFRIEHSEASLYLWATRGESCWETVAHLAERGILVAPGDFYGPAGAHFVRVALTATDDRVQAAADRLRS; this is encoded by the coding sequence GTGTCCGCAGTCTCCGACCGACTTCCCACCTTCCCCTGGGACAAGCTGGAGCCGTACAAGAAGACGGCCGCAGCGCACCCCGGCGGCATCGTCGACCTCTCCGTCGGCACTCCGGTCGACCCGGTCCCCGAGCTGATCCAGAAGGCCCTGGTCGACGCGGCGGACTCCCCGGGCTACCCGACCGTCTGGGGCACCCCGGCGCTGCGCGACGCCATCACCGGCTGGGTGGAGCGCCGCCTCGGCGCCCGCGACGTCACCCACCGCCACGTGCTGCCCGTCGTCGGCTCCAAGGAACTCGTCGCCTGGCTCCCGACCCAGCTGGGCCTCGGCCCCGGCGACCGGGTGGCCTTCCCGCGCCTGGCCTACCCGACGTACGAGGTCGGCGCCCGCCTGGCCCGTGCGGAGTACGAGGCGTACGAGGACCCGACGGAGCTGGACCCGGCGGGACTGAAGCTCCTGTGGCTCAACTCCCCGTCGAACCCGACGGGCAAGGTCCTGTCCAAGGCCGACCTGACCCGGATCGTCGCCTGGGCCCGCGAGCACGGCGTCCTCGTCGTCTCCGACGAGTGCTACCTGGAGCTGGGCTGGGAGGCCGACCCGGTCTCGGTCCTGCACCCGGACGTCAACGGCGGCTCCTACGACGGCCTGGTCGCCGTCCACTCCCTCTCCAAGCGCTCCAACCTCGCGGGCTACCGCGCGGCCTTCCTGGCCGGTGACCCGGCGGTCCTGGGCCCGCTCCTGGAGATCCGCAAGCACGGCGGCATGATGACCCCGGCGCCGACCCAGGCCGCCGTGGTGGCGGCCCTCGGCGACGACGAGCACGTCCGCGTCCAGCGCGAGCGCTACGCCGCCCGCCGCACGGTCCTGCGCGAGGCCCTGCTGGGCGCCGGCTTCCGCATCGAGCACAGCGAGGCCAGCCTCTACCTCTGGGCCACCCGCGGCGAGTCGTGCTGGGAGACGGTCGCCCACCTGGCCGAACGCGGCATCCTGGTGGCCCCGGGCGACTTCTACGGCCCGGCGGGCGCACACTTCGTCCGCGTAGCCCTGACGGCAACGGACGACCGCGTCCAGGCAGCGGCGGACCGCCTGAGGTCCTGA
- a CDS encoding ABC transporter ATP-binding protein, with amino-acid sequence MTRTTAVGFDRVTKGYGDVRAVDGLTLALHPGETVALLGPNGAGKSTTLDLLLGLRRPDAGTVHVFGGEPREAVVAGRVGTMLQSGGLMDEVTVAELVRLGCALHPRAYPAADVLARAGLTKIADRRVDKLSGGQAQRVRFALATAGDSDLIVLDEPTTGMDVTARQAFWATMREQADQGRTVLFATHYLEEADAIADRVLVLHRGRLLADGTAAEIKARAGTRRISFDLDGGPDASPDASPDGSRNGTVDEATLRALPHLTALDVSGRTVRIQSADADATVYALYGLGLYPRNLEVAGLGLEQAFVALTAAEEAKQP; translated from the coding sequence ATGACGAGGACAACGGCGGTCGGCTTCGACCGGGTGACCAAGGGGTACGGCGACGTCCGGGCCGTCGACGGCCTGACGCTCGCGCTGCACCCCGGCGAGACCGTGGCCCTGCTGGGCCCGAACGGAGCGGGCAAGTCGACCACGCTCGACCTGCTGCTCGGCCTGAGGCGCCCCGACGCCGGCACCGTTCACGTCTTCGGCGGCGAACCGCGCGAGGCCGTCGTCGCCGGACGGGTGGGTACCATGCTCCAGAGCGGCGGCCTGATGGACGAGGTCACGGTCGCCGAACTCGTCCGGCTGGGCTGCGCGCTGCACCCCAGGGCCTACCCGGCCGCCGACGTGCTGGCCCGGGCCGGACTCACGAAGATCGCCGACCGCCGGGTCGACAAGCTCTCCGGCGGCCAGGCCCAGAGGGTTCGCTTCGCACTCGCCACCGCCGGCGACAGTGACCTGATCGTCCTGGACGAGCCCACCACCGGCATGGACGTCACCGCCCGCCAGGCCTTCTGGGCCACCATGCGCGAACAGGCCGACCAGGGCCGCACCGTGCTGTTCGCCACGCACTACCTGGAGGAGGCCGACGCCATCGCCGACCGGGTGCTCGTCCTGCACCGGGGCAGGCTGCTGGCCGACGGCACGGCCGCCGAGATCAAGGCCAGGGCCGGAACCCGCCGGATCTCCTTCGACCTGGACGGCGGCCCGGACGCAAGCCCGGACGCAAGCCCGGACGGCAGCCGGAACGGCACCGTCGACGAGGCGACGCTGCGCGCGCTGCCGCACCTGACCGCCCTCGACGTGTCCGGCCGGACCGTGCGCATCCAGTCCGCCGACGCCGACGCCACCGTGTACGCCCTGTACGGCCTCGGCCTGTACCCCCGCAACCTCGAAGTCGCCGGCCTCGGACTCGAGCAGGCCTTCGTCGCCCTCACCGCCGCCGAGGAGGCCAAGCAGCCGTGA
- a CDS encoding ATP-binding protein, translating into MSLPLTRRIARAALLVAAGAAAGVGAAGSASAAPELPATPNLGGLTALDGANVGNTAASAAESATETAGDTGGKAVKKAVPTAGKTGGSVVKKATPAAQNAAGDAAGSAGDIVGDTAATATKGGLPTDALGKGGLPVQGLPLG; encoded by the coding sequence ATGTCCCTCCCCCTGACCCGCCGGATCGCCCGTGCCGCGCTGCTCGTCGCTGCGGGAGCGGCTGCCGGGGTCGGTGCGGCCGGCTCCGCCAGCGCGGCTCCCGAACTGCCGGCCACCCCGAACCTCGGGGGACTGACCGCCCTGGACGGGGCGAACGTCGGCAACACCGCCGCCTCCGCCGCCGAGAGCGCCACCGAGACGGCGGGCGACACCGGCGGCAAGGCCGTCAAGAAGGCCGTGCCGACGGCCGGCAAGACCGGTGGATCGGTCGTCAAGAAGGCCACGCCGGCGGCGCAGAACGCGGCCGGGGACGCGGCGGGCTCCGCCGGGGACATCGTGGGTGACACGGCGGCGACCGCCACGAAGGGCGGGCTGCCGACGGACGCGCTGGGCAAGGGCGGGCTGCCGGTGCAGGGGCTTCCGCTGGGCTGA
- a CDS encoding transglutaminase-like domain-containing protein yields the protein MRPPRPPRPPSPQRSAELRRRFAQEARSERPDLATLCLLVGAEADGALDEAGLDAAQVELDRLAGELPFRPGTPRAWAVALRDLLGERYGFHGVAADYQRLESSLLHEVVRRRRGLPILLSVVWLEVARRAGAPVYGVALPGHFVVGFGGESAAASGPGSAPLGERVLVDPYDGGRLLSGTDAEALVAGATGAELRASMLEPAAPLDVVARVLNNIRAWAAARPEQSAVGLWAVELALLLPAHAARLRYERAVLLVQRGEFAAGAGELEAYAEVVEAVDEAVAEEVRGEARTARAMLN from the coding sequence ATGCGTCCTCCTCGTCCTCCCCGTCCCCCGTCGCCGCAGCGGTCGGCCGAACTGCGGCGGCGGTTCGCGCAAGAGGCGCGGTCCGAGCGCCCCGACCTGGCCACGCTGTGCCTGCTGGTGGGCGCGGAGGCGGACGGGGCGCTGGACGAGGCGGGGCTGGACGCCGCGCAGGTGGAACTGGACCGGCTGGCCGGAGAGCTGCCGTTCCGGCCGGGTACGCCGCGGGCCTGGGCGGTGGCGCTGCGGGACCTGCTCGGCGAGCGGTACGGATTCCACGGGGTCGCCGCGGACTACCAGCGGCTGGAGTCGTCGTTGCTGCACGAGGTGGTGCGACGGCGGCGCGGGCTGCCGATCCTACTGTCGGTGGTGTGGCTGGAGGTGGCCCGGCGGGCGGGGGCGCCGGTGTACGGGGTCGCGTTGCCGGGGCACTTCGTGGTCGGGTTCGGGGGCGAGTCGGCAGCGGCGTCCGGCCCCGGGTCCGCGCCGTTGGGCGAGCGGGTGCTCGTCGATCCGTACGACGGGGGGCGGCTGCTGAGCGGTACGGACGCGGAGGCGCTGGTCGCCGGGGCGACGGGGGCGGAGCTGCGGGCGTCGATGCTGGAGCCGGCGGCGCCGTTGGACGTGGTGGCACGGGTGCTGAACAACATCCGGGCGTGGGCGGCGGCGCGGCCGGAGCAGTCGGCGGTGGGGCTGTGGGCGGTCGAGCTGGCGCTGCTGTTGCCGGCGCATGCGGCGCGGTTGCGGTACGAGCGGGCGGTGTTGTTGGTGCAGCGGGGGGAGTTCGCGGCGGGGGCCGGGGAGTTGGAGGCGTACGCGGAGGTGGTGGAGGCGGTGGACGAGGCGGTCGCCGAGGAGGTGCGGGGGGAGGCGCGGACGGCTCGGGCGATGTTGAACTGA
- a CDS encoding ABC transporter permease: protein MNGLIKLELTRALRNRKFLFFSVIYPSALFLLIAGSADATSEVDGTGLTLPTFFMVSMASFGALTAVLMGNSERIAKERESGWVRQLRLTALPGRGYVLAKTASAAVVSLPSVVVVFVVAAAVKDVRLHAWQWLALTGVIWAGSLVFAALGVAIGYLATGDAVRPITMIVYFGLSMLGGLWMPTTTFPQWLRDVAEWLPTHAYAALGQSIEQSHAPHAQDLAVLAVYFVLFAGGAAWLYRKDTLKA from the coding sequence GTGAACGGCCTGATCAAGCTCGAACTGACCCGGGCACTGCGCAACCGAAAGTTCCTGTTCTTCTCGGTGATCTACCCCTCGGCCCTGTTCCTGCTCATCGCGGGCAGTGCCGACGCCACCAGCGAGGTCGACGGCACCGGACTGACCCTGCCCACCTTCTTCATGGTCTCCATGGCCTCCTTCGGTGCCCTGACCGCCGTGCTCATGGGCAACAGCGAACGCATCGCCAAGGAGCGCGAGAGCGGCTGGGTCCGGCAGCTGCGGCTCACCGCCCTGCCCGGCCGCGGCTACGTCCTCGCCAAGACCGCGAGCGCCGCCGTCGTCAGCCTGCCTTCCGTCGTGGTCGTCTTCGTCGTCGCCGCGGCCGTGAAGGACGTACGCCTTCACGCCTGGCAGTGGCTCGCCCTCACCGGCGTGATCTGGGCCGGCAGCCTGGTCTTCGCCGCGCTCGGCGTCGCCATCGGGTACCTGGCCACCGGGGACGCGGTCCGCCCGATCACGATGATCGTGTACTTCGGGCTCTCCATGCTCGGCGGCCTGTGGATGCCCACCACCACCTTCCCGCAGTGGCTGCGGGACGTCGCCGAGTGGCTGCCCACACACGCGTACGCTGCCCTCGGGCAGTCGATCGAACAGAGTCACGCCCCGCACGCACAGGACCTCGCCGTCCTCGCCGTCTACTTCGTGCTCTTCGCGGGCGGCGCGGCCTGGCTGTACCGGAAGGACACGCTGAAGGCGTGA
- a CDS encoding GNAT family N-acetyltransferase, translated as MEFSAAGRLEVRITTADVGKRVSVRRLSEAGAAGEKFTDTVGVLTSWTDGVLLITRKSGESVRVAESALVAGKVVPPAPARRRGPAASYEELARVAARSWRPVESERLGAWELRAAGGFTRRANSVLPLGDPGLPLDEALTAVRRWYGERGLPAYVQTATGAAGTQELLCAELERRGWVREVTAEVWTGPLAPVADLAGDTGVVLSREADETWLARYQRKGVSEVALRVLESGPSVWFATVPGAEGADGAGGGGGVAAIGRCVVDGRWASFAAVEVDPAQRRRGLATAVMAALARRALDEGASAAWLQVETDNAGARALYAGMGFAAHHSYHHYREPAAAGTDR; from the coding sequence GTGGAATTCTCTGCCGCCGGGCGTCTTGAGGTCCGTATCACCACTGCTGACGTGGGCAAACGAGTCTCCGTACGGCGCTTGAGCGAAGCTGGTGCCGCAGGTGAGAAGTTCACCGACACGGTCGGCGTTCTCACATCATGGACCGACGGTGTGCTGCTGATCACACGAAAGAGTGGCGAGTCCGTCCGTGTCGCGGAGTCCGCCCTGGTCGCCGGGAAGGTCGTGCCGCCCGCCCCCGCCCGCCGTCGCGGTCCCGCCGCGTCCTACGAGGAGCTGGCGCGCGTCGCCGCGCGGTCCTGGCGCCCGGTGGAGAGCGAGCGGCTCGGCGCCTGGGAGCTGCGGGCGGCCGGGGGCTTCACCCGGCGGGCCAACTCCGTGCTGCCGCTCGGCGATCCGGGGCTGCCGCTCGACGAGGCGCTGACGGCCGTACGCCGCTGGTACGGCGAACGCGGGCTGCCCGCGTACGTCCAGACCGCCACCGGCGCCGCCGGTACGCAGGAGCTGCTGTGCGCGGAGCTGGAGCGGCGGGGCTGGGTCCGGGAGGTGACGGCCGAGGTGTGGACCGGGCCACTGGCGCCGGTCGCCGACCTGGCCGGGGACACCGGTGTGGTCCTGTCCCGGGAGGCGGACGAAACCTGGCTCGCCCGGTACCAGCGCAAGGGGGTGAGCGAGGTGGCGCTGCGGGTCCTGGAGTCCGGGCCGTCGGTGTGGTTCGCCACGGTGCCCGGCGCGGAGGGCGCCGACGGCGCGGGCGGCGGGGGCGGCGTGGCGGCCATCGGACGGTGTGTCGTGGACGGGCGGTGGGCCTCCTTCGCGGCCGTCGAGGTCGATCCCGCGCAGCGGCGCCGGGGGCTCGCGACCGCCGTGATGGCCGCACTGGCCCGGCGGGCGCTGGACGAGGGGGCGTCGGCGGCGTGGCTCCAGGTGGAGACCGACAACGCCGGGGCCCGGGCGCTGTACGCCGGGATGGGCTTCGCGGCGCACCACTCCTACCACCACTACCGGGAGCCCGCGGCCGCCGGGACCGACCGGTAG
- the dapE gene encoding succinyl-diaminopimelate desuccinylase — MADTPLDLTLDAAELTARLVDFPSESGTEKPLADAIESALRTLPHLSVERYGNNLVARTGLGRAERVILAGHIDTVPIAGNVPSRLDEDGVLWGCGTCDMKAGVAVQLRIAATVPAPNRDLTFVFYDNEEVAAELNGLKHVAEAHPEWLEGDFAVLLEPSDGQVEGGCQGTLRVLLKTAGERAHSARSWMGSNAIHAAAPILARLAAYEPRYPVIDGLEYREGLNAVGITGGVAGNVIPDECVVTVNFRYAPDRSPEEALAHVREVFDGCGVTDFVVDDHSGAALPGLSHPAAAAFIEAVGGTPQPKYGWTDVSRFSALGVSAVNYGPGNPHLAHKRDERVEVAKILAGEERLRSWLTA; from the coding sequence ATGGCCGATACCCCGCTTGACCTCACGCTGGACGCCGCGGAGCTTACCGCGCGGCTCGTCGACTTCCCGTCCGAGAGCGGCACCGAGAAGCCCCTGGCGGACGCGATCGAGAGCGCCCTGCGGACCCTGCCCCACCTGTCGGTCGAGCGGTACGGCAACAACCTCGTCGCGCGCACCGGCCTGGGCCGCGCGGAGCGCGTGATCCTGGCGGGCCACATCGACACCGTGCCGATCGCCGGCAACGTCCCGTCCCGGCTGGACGAGGACGGCGTCCTGTGGGGGTGCGGCACCTGCGACATGAAGGCGGGCGTCGCGGTCCAGCTGCGCATCGCGGCCACCGTCCCCGCCCCCAACCGCGACCTGACCTTCGTCTTCTACGACAACGAGGAGGTCGCCGCCGAGCTGAACGGCCTGAAGCACGTCGCCGAGGCGCACCCCGAGTGGCTGGAGGGCGACTTCGCGGTGCTCCTCGAACCGTCCGACGGCCAGGTGGAGGGCGGCTGCCAGGGCACCCTGCGGGTGCTGCTGAAGACCGCGGGGGAGCGGGCGCACTCGGCGCGCTCCTGGATGGGCTCCAACGCCATCCACGCCGCCGCCCCGATCCTCGCGCGCCTCGCGGCGTACGAGCCCCGCTACCCGGTCATCGACGGCCTGGAGTACCGCGAGGGCCTCAACGCGGTCGGCATCACGGGCGGCGTGGCCGGCAACGTCATCCCCGACGAGTGCGTGGTCACCGTCAACTTCCGCTACGCCCCGGACCGCAGTCCCGAGGAGGCCCTGGCCCACGTGCGCGAGGTCTTCGACGGCTGCGGGGTGACGGACTTCGTGGTCGACGACCACAGCGGCGCGGCCCTGCCCGGCCTGTCCCACCCGGCCGCGGCGGCCTTCATCGAGGCGGTGGGCGGCACCCCGCAGCCGAAGTACGGCTGGACGGACGTGTCCCGCTTCTCGGCGCTCGGCGTCTCGGCGGTCAACTACGGCCCCGGCAACCCGCACTTGGCGCACAAGCGCGACGAGCGGGTCGAGGTGGCGAAGATCCTCGCGGGGGAGGAGCGCCTGCGCTCCTGGCTGACGGCATGA
- a CDS encoding sensor histidine kinase → MSGVGIGQRPENRRQKTVKVMWTAIWLAYLGAPVSDLLHGGHAVGVQVLGWIGLVAFVVWYMLLLFRTGRGERTRLVLGSLAVLAAESTLLALTLGREWLVLFVYVAIASGAALPLRLARWTIPGASALLTAMALVVPGGTSFIAGLLLPALLGGFAMTGVRELVRTTIALREARATVAQLAANEERLRLARDLHDLLGHSLSLITLKSELAGRMLPAHPDKAAQQVADIEQVSRQALVDVREAVTGYRRARLAPELAGAKVALTAAGVDAELPGEPDPAHLPEDSEAALAWALREAVTNVVRHSGARRCVVELLERQTLDGAVLELSVEDNGSGGPASANAPGNGLTGLAERLEKAGGTLEAGGSRRGFRLVARVPVGAATDVGSGA, encoded by the coding sequence GTGAGCGGCGTCGGAATCGGGCAACGCCCGGAGAACCGCAGGCAGAAGACCGTCAAGGTCATGTGGACCGCCATCTGGCTGGCCTACCTGGGCGCCCCCGTCAGCGACCTGCTGCACGGCGGTCACGCCGTCGGTGTCCAGGTCCTCGGCTGGATCGGCCTCGTCGCCTTCGTGGTCTGGTACATGCTGCTGCTCTTCCGCACCGGCCGCGGCGAGCGGACCCGGCTGGTCCTCGGCTCCCTCGCCGTCCTCGCGGCCGAGTCCACGCTCCTCGCCCTCACCCTGGGCCGCGAGTGGCTGGTCCTCTTCGTCTACGTGGCGATCGCCTCCGGTGCCGCGCTGCCGCTGCGCCTGGCCCGCTGGACCATCCCGGGCGCCTCGGCGCTGCTGACGGCGATGGCCCTCGTGGTGCCCGGCGGGACCTCCTTCATCGCCGGGCTGCTGCTCCCGGCGCTGCTGGGCGGCTTCGCCATGACCGGCGTGCGCGAGCTGGTCCGGACCACCATCGCGCTGCGCGAGGCCCGCGCCACCGTCGCCCAGCTCGCCGCCAACGAGGAACGCCTGCGCCTCGCCCGCGACCTGCACGACCTGCTCGGCCACTCGCTCTCCCTGATCACCCTGAAGAGCGAGCTGGCGGGCCGCATGCTCCCCGCCCACCCCGACAAGGCCGCCCAGCAGGTCGCCGACATCGAACAGGTCAGCCGCCAGGCCCTCGTCGACGTGCGCGAAGCCGTCACCGGCTACCGCCGGGCCCGCCTGGCCCCCGAACTCGCCGGTGCGAAGGTCGCGTTGACGGCGGCCGGCGTGGACGCCGAACTCCCCGGCGAACCGGACCCCGCCCATCTGCCCGAGGACTCCGAGGCGGCCCTCGCCTGGGCGCTGCGCGAGGCGGTCACCAACGTCGTACGGCACAGCGGCGCCCGGCGCTGCGTGGTGGAGCTGCTGGAGCGCCAGACGCTGGACGGAGCGGTGCTGGAACTGTCGGTGGAGGACAACGGCTCCGGCGGCCCCGCCTCCGCGAACGCCCCGGGCAACGGCCTCACCGGCCTCGCCGAACGTCTGGAGAAGGCGGGCGGCACACTGGAGGCGGGCGGGTCCCGCCGGGGATTCCGGCTGGTCGCCCGCGTCCCGGTGGGCGCGGCCACCGACGTAGGATCCGGGGCATGA